A section of the Entelurus aequoreus isolate RoL-2023_Sb linkage group LG21, RoL_Eaeq_v1.1, whole genome shotgun sequence genome encodes:
- the LOC133638885 gene encoding cytochrome c oxidase subunit 5B, mitochondrial-like, translated as MAARLLLRSGFRAAVSRRAAAVPSMCRNMAAGGIPTDEEQATGMEKVIMKAMKEGSDPYSMMRPKEYAGSKVDPHLVPSISNKRIVGCVCEEDNTAVVWFWLHEGEAQRCPSCGSHYQLVPHELPH; from the exons aTGGCTGCAAGGTTACTCCTCCGCTCAGGCTTCAGGGCCGCCGTGAGCCGCCGGGCCGCTGCGGTGCCGTCAATGTGCCGCAACATGGCGGCTGGAG GAATTCCTACTGATGAGGAACAAGCCACCGGCATGGAGAAGGTCATCATGAAGGCCATGAAGGAGGGCTCT GACCCTTACAGCATGATGAGGCCCAAGGAGTACGCTGGCTCCAAAGTGGATCCTCACTTGGTTCCCTCCATCTCCAACAAGAGGATCGTgggatgtgtgt GCGAGGAAGACAACACGGCGGTGGTGTGGTTCTGGCTCCACGAGGGCGAGGCCCAGCGCTGTCCTTCCTGCGGTTCCCACTACCAGCTGGTTCCACACGAGCTCCCCCACTAG